A window of Polaribacter litorisediminis contains these coding sequences:
- a CDS encoding universal stress protein, translating to MKKILIPTDFSKTSLNAIKYAMYLMKYEKTKFIILHAYADELYAIAKDLSREDFEELKKIYQKKVDKSLKKEIAEVLGISLNTKHSFTSISRFGGLVDETNEIVDKENIDLVVMGTKGKMNKSNITFGSKTLQVIKYVKCPVLSVPFGYYKKSLKKILFPSDYMLPFKYRELALVSNLALSFGATITFLYISDFKESLHRQLDNKSFLDQFFENNKCTFLQTPENGITNSINKIIKEDAIDLLVMVNQRHSYLEHILYNSTIEKIGLEIQIPFLVLQNLHR from the coding sequence ATGAAAAAAATATTAATTCCAACAGATTTTTCTAAAACATCCTTAAACGCTATAAAGTATGCGATGTATTTAATGAAATATGAGAAAACTAAATTTATCATATTACATGCATATGCAGACGAGTTGTATGCCATTGCAAAGGATTTGAGTAGAGAGGATTTTGAAGAACTCAAAAAAATTTATCAAAAAAAAGTAGACAAGTCATTAAAAAAAGAAATTGCCGAGGTGCTTGGTATTTCTTTAAACACCAAACATAGCTTTACTTCTATTTCTAGATTTGGAGGTCTGGTAGATGAAACCAATGAAATTGTAGATAAAGAAAATATTGATTTGGTGGTTATGGGAACCAAAGGAAAAATGAATAAGAGCAATATAACTTTTGGGAGTAAAACGTTACAAGTTATAAAATATGTAAAATGTCCTGTGCTTTCTGTTCCTTTCGGTTATTATAAAAAGAGCCTTAAAAAGATACTATTTCCTTCGGATTATATGTTGCCTTTTAAATACAGAGAACTTGCATTAGTAAGTAATTTGGCATTGAGTTTTGGAGCAACTATTACTTTTTTATATATATCTGATTTTAAAGAATCGTTACACAGACAATTAGACAATAAATCATTTTTAGATCAATTTTTTGAAAATAACAAATGTACATTTTTACAAACTCCTGAAAATGGTATAACAAATAGTATCAATAAAATCATTAAAGAAGATGCAATAGATTTGCTTGTTATGGTAAATCAACGGCATTCTTATTTAGAACATATTCTATATAACTCTACTATTGAGAAGATAGGATTAGAAATACAAATTCCTTTTTTAGTACTTCAAAATTTACACCGCTAA
- a CDS encoding pyridoxamine 5'-phosphate oxidase family protein produces MLKPHYDKEITEILNSKYIGNLGYIYKNEPYVVPITYFYNENENNIICYSNIGHKITALRKKKQVSLCVSTIHSLNDWKSVVIKGTYKERSGSGAKAILHQFSLGIKKIIKNQENKELSFIHEFSCKVKNNDIPVIFTIEINDITSKKGNSNSNSNSIEQL; encoded by the coding sequence ATGCTTAAACCTCACTACGATAAAGAAATAACCGAAATACTGAATTCAAAATATATTGGTAATTTAGGGTACATTTATAAAAATGAACCTTATGTTGTACCGATTACTTATTTCTATAATGAAAATGAAAATAACATTATTTGTTACTCAAATATTGGCCATAAAATAACCGCTTTAAGAAAAAAGAAGCAAGTTTCGTTATGTGTATCTACCATACATTCATTAAATGACTGGAAATCGGTCGTCATCAAAGGAACCTACAAAGAACGCTCAGGTAGTGGAGCAAAAGCAATACTTCATCAATTTTCATTGGGAATTAAGAAGATTATTAAAAATCAAGAAAATAAAGAGCTCAGTTTTATACATGAATTTTCTTGCAAAGTTAAAAACAATGATATCCCTGTAATATTTACGATTGAGATAAATGATATTACAAGTAAAAAAGGGAATTCTAATTCTAATTCTAATTCTATTGAACAATTATAA
- a CDS encoding CDP-alcohol phosphatidyltransferase family protein, which translates to MLNFKNFNVADWFSFYRIAAAPILIVLLIYKQELFFTWFLLFSFCTDAVDGYLAKKLKITSDRGSQLDSLGDQITFIVSLLGLWVFEPSFIKQNITLILIAFIPYGLQMLMAYLKYGKATAFHTYLAKFSAILQASFILISLFFVPYYPLFYGMLIIGLLETIEEIILILMYDHWASNIKGIFCALKDKRRTSNTNASK; encoded by the coding sequence ATGCTGAATTTCAAAAATTTTAATGTTGCAGATTGGTTCTCATTTTATCGTATTGCCGCTGCCCCAATTCTTATTGTATTATTAATTTATAAGCAAGAACTGTTTTTTACATGGTTTCTATTATTTAGTTTTTGTACCGATGCTGTTGATGGTTATTTGGCAAAGAAGCTAAAAATAACAAGCGATAGAGGTTCTCAATTAGATTCACTTGGTGACCAAATAACATTTATTGTTAGTTTATTGGGGCTTTGGGTATTTGAACCTAGTTTTATAAAACAAAACATTACGTTAATTCTAATTGCCTTTATTCCCTATGGTTTGCAAATGCTAATGGCTTATCTTAAATATGGAAAAGCAACTGCATTTCATACCTATTTAGCAAAATTTTCTGCTATTCTTCAGGCATCTTTTATTCTTATTTCATTGTTTTTTGTACCCTACTACCCGCTATTTTATGGCATGCTAATAATTGGTTTATTAGAAACTATCGAAGAAATTATACTCATTTTAATGTATGATCATTGGGCATCAAATATAAAAGGAATCTTTTGCGCATTGAAAGATAAACGCAGAACAAGCAATACAAATGCATCGAAATAA
- a CDS encoding WG repeat-containing protein, with the protein MKNFKLILLFILGIMNSAGAQQLKNINEIGVFNEGLIAIKVGDSWGFLDTNGELVVDYRKDIVGTSKEPPIFSDGLCLIKEKREEVDYYGYINVKGETIIPPEYIVAKPFKKGMASVITYYKTDTGKNVFDQNVVYYTYHELIINTKNECVLYFREPRNLLLHKLKLQQGIPKIRAKFLNDHLISVLEDDNSYSLYNLLKE; encoded by the coding sequence ATGAAAAATTTTAAATTAATACTGCTATTTATTTTAGGTATCATGAATAGCGCAGGAGCACAACAACTCAAAAACATTAATGAAATAGGAGTGTTTAATGAGGGTCTTATCGCTATAAAGGTTGGCGATTCTTGGGGATTTTTAGACACCAATGGAGAGCTTGTTGTTGATTACAGAAAAGATATTGTTGGCACGTCTAAAGAGCCACCAATATTTAGTGATGGTTTATGCCTTATCAAAGAAAAACGAGAAGAAGTAGACTATTATGGCTATATAAATGTGAAAGGTGAAACCATTATTCCACCAGAATATATCGTAGCAAAACCGTTTAAAAAGGGTATGGCAAGCGTTATTACATATTACAAAACAGACACCGGTAAAAATGTTTTTGATCAAAATGTGGTCTATTATACATACCACGAATTAATCATTAATACTAAAAACGAATGTGTACTATACTTTAGAGAGCCCCGAAATTTATTGTTGCATAAATTAAAATTACAACAAGGAATTCCTAAAATACGAGCTAAATTTTTAAACGATCATCTTATTTCAGTTTTAGAGGATGACAACTCGTATAGTCTTTATAATTTACTTAAAGAGTAG
- a CDS encoding efflux RND transporter periplasmic adaptor subunit yields MNKLFLVFLFSLFIASCRSKEEKIKPILTSISSSVYVSVTVQPDSLYQVFSSVNGILEANLVAEGDPVLRGTPIIQIVNTNPKLSSENALLSYRLAQKKYNSKAAILIGIEEEIKTANLKLKNDHLNYQRQKNLWEQKIGSKAEYDAKKLAFEITTHALKGLQNKYNRTKTELKTQLQQAYNNYKTALIATKDFRISSTIDGTLYALYKKPGEIVNTQQPLAIIGSTNLFEIEMLVDEVDIVFIKKGQKVIISLDAYPGDVFTAFIYKIYPNKDKRNQTFKVTSRFEKSPKTLYPGLSGEGNIITAIKKNVLTIPRDYLLAGNKVNTTNGLVPVTIGLQNLERVEILSGISTETELIKPTKK; encoded by the coding sequence ATGAATAAATTATTTTTAGTCTTTCTATTTTCACTATTTATTGCTTCCTGTAGGTCTAAAGAAGAAAAAATAAAACCTATTTTAACTTCTATTTCTAGTTCTGTATATGTTTCTGTTACGGTGCAGCCAGATAGTTTATACCAAGTATTTTCTAGTGTAAATGGTATTTTAGAAGCTAATTTAGTTGCGGAAGGAGATCCTGTTTTGAGAGGAACACCCATCATTCAAATCGTAAATACAAATCCAAAATTAAGTTCAGAAAACGCGCTGCTCTCCTATCGTTTGGCACAAAAAAAATACAATAGTAAGGCAGCGATACTCATTGGTATTGAAGAGGAAATAAAAACTGCCAATCTTAAACTTAAAAATGATCATCTTAATTACCAACGACAAAAAAATTTATGGGAACAAAAAATTGGATCTAAAGCTGAATATGATGCAAAAAAATTAGCGTTTGAAATTACTACGCATGCTTTAAAAGGATTACAAAACAAATACAATCGTACAAAAACAGAACTTAAAACTCAATTGCAACAGGCTTATAACAACTATAAAACAGCACTCATAGCAACAAAAGATTTTAGAATTTCTAGTACCATAGATGGTACGTTGTATGCATTGTATAAAAAACCTGGAGAAATTGTAAACACACAACAGCCCCTTGCTATTATAGGAAGCACCAATTTATTTGAAATAGAAATGTTGGTAGATGAGGTAGATATTGTCTTCATTAAAAAAGGACAAAAAGTAATCATCAGTTTAGATGCCTATCCAGGGGATGTTTTTACTGCTTTTATTTATAAAATTTATCCTAATAAAGACAAACGAAACCAAACTTTTAAAGTAACCTCTCGTTTTGAAAAATCTCCTAAAACATTATATCCTGGTCTTTCTGGTGAAGGAAATATCATCACAGCAATTAAAAAAAATGTATTGACAATTCCGAGAGATTATCTTTTAGCAGGCAATAAAGTAAATACAACAAACGGTTTGGTACCTGTTACTATTGGTCTTCAAAATTTAGAGCGTGTAGAAATTCTATCAGGTATTTCTACAGAAACAGAGCTCATTAAACCCACAAAAAAATGA
- a CDS encoding ABC transporter permease, with translation MNWHIILSIAKTHLLTKVKQTTIAALGVTFGIGSYIALVSFMTGLNGMLDNLILNQTPHIHIYNEIEPSKKQPIATHPDFENAFNIIKSIKPKKTQTKIHNALPLIDKLHKNKDVRTANPQLKTQIFYISGAIELSGNLIGIDILKEVEFFNFKDYIVEGEPKDLLNNKNGIFLGSGVADKMSLKVGNRLQISTIQGTLFPLKIVGIFQSGIADLDNIQSYVNLSTAQNILGVPQNYITDINVKLYDIEKALPLAKNIEQQFSLKAVDITTANSQFETGTNVRNLITYAVSVTLLIVAGFGIYNILNMLIYEKMNDIAILKAIGFSGKDVQYIFLSQAIIIGFVGGLLGLLIGYVISSIIAKVPFETEALPTIKTYPVNFNIWFYAIGIVFAMVSTFLAGYLPSLKAKKIDPVLIIRGQ, from the coding sequence ATGAATTGGCACATTATCTTAAGCATTGCAAAAACACATTTGCTTACCAAGGTAAAACAAACAACAATTGCTGCTTTGGGGGTTACATTTGGTATTGGTTCTTATATAGCCCTGGTTAGCTTTATGACTGGACTTAATGGAATGCTAGACAATTTGATTCTAAATCAGACGCCTCATATTCATATTTACAATGAAATTGAACCCTCAAAAAAACAACCGATAGCTACACATCCAGACTTCGAAAATGCGTTTAACATTATAAAATCCATCAAACCAAAAAAAACGCAAACAAAAATTCACAACGCGCTACCACTTATTGATAAACTTCATAAAAATAAAGATGTCCGCACTGCAAACCCACAATTAAAAACACAGATATTTTATATTTCGGGAGCTATAGAATTAAGTGGAAATCTTATTGGTATTGATATTCTTAAAGAGGTTGAGTTCTTTAACTTTAAGGATTATATTGTAGAGGGCGAACCAAAAGATTTACTGAATAACAAAAACGGGATTTTTTTAGGTTCTGGCGTTGCCGATAAAATGTCGTTAAAAGTAGGAAATCGCTTACAAATAAGCACCATACAAGGAACTTTATTCCCTTTAAAAATTGTTGGAATATTTCAGAGCGGAATTGCTGATTTAGATAATATTCAGAGTTATGTGAATTTGAGTACTGCTCAAAATATATTAGGAGTACCTCAAAATTATATTACAGACATCAATGTAAAACTCTACGATATAGAAAAAGCCTTACCACTTGCAAAAAATATTGAACAACAATTTAGTTTAAAAGCAGTAGATATTACCACTGCCAATTCCCAATTTGAAACAGGCACTAATGTTAGAAACTTAATTACGTATGCAGTTTCTGTTACCTTACTAATCGTTGCCGGATTTGGCATTTATAATATTTTAAACATGCTTATTTATGAAAAAATGAATGATATTGCGATCTTAAAAGCCATAGGATTTTCAGGAAAAGATGTGCAATATATTTTTTTAAGTCAAGCTATTATTATTGGTTTTGTTGGGGGTCTTTTAGGCCTACTTATCGGCTATGTAATTTCTTCAATTATAGCCAAAGTTCCTTTTGAAACCGAAGCACTGCCCACAATTAAAACGTACCCTGTTAACTTTAATATTTGGTTTTATGCGATAGGAATCGTATTTGCCATGGTCTCTACTTTTTTAGCCGGGTATTTACCTTCATTAAAAGCTAAAAAAATAGATCCCGTACTCATTATAAGAGGACAATAA
- a CDS encoding ABC transporter ATP-binding protein encodes MILEAKKINKHFKKPISFHVLKDINFSIKNGEFVSIMGKSGCGKSTLLYILSTMDTDYEGELYINNELITGKNKNELSFIRNKHIGFVFQFHYLLSEFSVLENVMLPAKKLGEKTLEQIEADAMEKLTILNIEQLAHKKASQISGGEKQRVAIARALINNPIIIMGDEPTGNLDSHNAENVFTIFKKLCMEEGLSLLIVTHDLDFANKTDRIIEMLDGEIKSI; translated from the coding sequence GTGATACTAGAAGCAAAAAAAATAAACAAACATTTTAAAAAGCCCATCTCTTTTCATGTTTTAAAAGATATTAATTTTTCGATAAAAAATGGCGAATTTGTTTCTATCATGGGAAAATCTGGTTGTGGAAAATCGACCTTATTATATATCCTTTCTACCATGGATACCGATTATGAAGGAGAATTATATATAAACAATGAACTTATTACAGGAAAAAATAAAAATGAATTATCTTTTATCAGAAACAAACATATAGGCTTTGTCTTTCAGTTTCATTATTTACTTTCAGAATTTAGTGTCCTCGAAAACGTAATGCTACCTGCTAAAAAATTAGGAGAAAAAACCCTAGAACAAATTGAAGCAGATGCTATGGAAAAACTAACGATTTTAAATATTGAGCAACTAGCTCATAAAAAAGCTTCTCAAATTTCGGGCGGAGAAAAACAACGTGTTGCCATTGCAAGAGCGCTCATTAATAATCCTATTATTATTATGGGTGATGAGCCCACAGGTAATTTAGACAGTCATAATGCTGAAAATGTGTTTACTATTTTTAAAAAGCTCTGTATGGAAGAAGGCCTTTCATTGCTGATTGTAACACACGATTTGGATTTTGCCAATAAAACAGATCGAATTATAGAAATGTTAGATGGTGAAATTAAATCAATTTAA
- a CDS encoding MlaD family protein, whose amino-acid sequence MEKLVSNTTRVGLFIVLGTFILLIALYFIGDRQHIFSKNIQLFAVFKNVNGLQLGNNIRYSGINVGTVSDIKMITNTKIVVQMMIEEKTGAFIKKDAIASIGSDGLVGSMVVNILPGKENLRTVVSKDTIKSYSKIGADDMLTTLNVTNENAALLTADLLKITDQILKGKGALGTLITDSLLTKDIRATILNLKQSAKGAQRLIGSLNYKFSKIDMEQSAVGILLTDTILGNNMLKMATNIEESSAAILKTTQQLELMTANLNTAKSTFNYLTKNEILPKTIDSTMIEIKEASQKLNETMEALQHNFLFRGYFRKLERQKE is encoded by the coding sequence ATGGAAAAATTAGTATCAAATACAACCCGCGTAGGCTTATTTATAGTTTTAGGTACTTTTATTCTATTAATTGCACTCTATTTTATTGGCGATAGGCAACATATTTTTAGTAAAAACATTCAACTTTTTGCTGTATTTAAAAATGTAAACGGACTTCAATTAGGCAATAATATACGGTATTCTGGCATTAATGTGGGCACTGTTAGTGACATTAAAATGATTACTAACACCAAGATTGTTGTACAAATGATGATTGAAGAAAAAACGGGCGCTTTTATTAAAAAAGATGCAATTGCAAGTATTGGATCCGATGGTTTGGTAGGGAGTATGGTGGTTAATATTCTTCCTGGTAAAGAGAATTTAAGAACTGTTGTTTCTAAAGATACCATTAAATCTTATAGCAAGATTGGGGCAGATGATATGTTGACTACCTTAAATGTAACCAATGAAAATGCAGCGTTGTTAACGGCAGATTTATTGAAAATTACCGATCAAATTTTGAAAGGGAAAGGCGCTTTGGGTACTTTAATTACAGACTCGCTTTTAACCAAAGATATTCGTGCTACTATATTAAACCTAAAACAATCTGCAAAAGGTGCTCAAAGATTAATAGGATCTTTAAATTATAAGTTTTCAAAAATAGATATGGAACAAAGTGCTGTAGGTATTTTACTTACGGATACTATTTTAGGAAATAACATGCTGAAAATGGCTACTAATATAGAAGAATCAAGCGCAGCGATTTTAAAAACAACACAACAACTAGAGCTTATGACTGCGAATTTAAATACTGCCAAAAGCACTTTTAATTATCTTACAAAAAACGAAATACTGCCAAAAACCATAGATTCAACGATGATAGAAATAAAGGAAGCCTCCCAAAAGTTAAATGAAACTATGGAAGCCTTACAGCATAACTTTTTATTTAGAGGTTATTTTAGGAAGCTAGAACGGCAAAAGGAATGA
- a CDS encoding ABC transporter ATP-binding protein yields the protein MKEKNQDKRPVLEIKDLHKSFGDTKVLNGFNLKLYEGENLVVMGKSGSGKSVMIKCLVGLMQADSGMISIKGSDILELGRKELDLLRTEIGFLFQGSALYDSMTVRENLEFPLRRNRDKVDASKTTEELVMEALENVGLVKAIDLMPAELSGGMQRRVALARALILKPKIILYDEPTTGLDPITAKEIIQLMRTIQEKYQTSSLIITHDIDCARVISNRMILLVDGINYVEGTFEELSNSKDPKVQAFFKN from the coding sequence ATGAAAGAAAAAAATCAAGATAAACGACCTGTTTTAGAAATTAAAGATCTTCATAAAAGTTTTGGAGATACCAAGGTGTTAAATGGTTTTAATTTAAAACTATACGAAGGTGAAAATTTGGTGGTGATGGGCAAATCGGGTTCTGGTAAATCGGTCATGATAAAATGTTTGGTGGGTTTAATGCAAGCAGATTCTGGAATGATTAGTATTAAAGGATCGGATATTTTAGAACTAGGTAGAAAAGAGTTGGATTTGTTGAGAACAGAAATTGGCTTTTTATTTCAAGGAAGTGCCTTGTATGATTCTATGACAGTGCGAGAAAATTTGGAGTTTCCTTTGCGTAGAAATCGCGATAAAGTAGATGCTTCTAAAACAACAGAAGAATTAGTTATGGAAGCATTAGAAAATGTGGGTCTGGTAAAAGCAATCGATTTAATGCCGGCAGAACTTTCTGGAGGAATGCAAAGGCGTGTGGCTTTAGCAAGGGCTTTAATTTTAAAGCCAAAGATTATTTTATATGATGAACCCACCACAGGTTTGGATCCTATTACCGCAAAAGAAATTATTCAGTTAATGAGAACTATTCAAGAAAAATATCAAACATCATCATTAATCATTACACACGATATTGATTGCGCGCGCGTAATTAGTAATCGAATGATTTTATTAGTAGACGGAATTAATTATGTGGAAGGAACTTTTGAGGAACTATCTAATTCTAAAGATCCAAAAGTTCAAGCCTTTTTTAAAAATTAA
- a CDS encoding MlaE family ABC transporter permease codes for MSETNSIVARAKLFFDGVGAMTYFGIRFFKELFTSPFEGKELLRQCYLIGNRSLVLVGVTGFILGLVFTLQSRPTLLEFGASSWMPSMVSLSIVREIGPVIFALICAGKIGSGIGAELGSMKVTEQIDAMEVSGTNPFKYLVVTRILATTLMLPLLILIGDAIALFGSALIENLKGEVSYLLYFNKVFDALEFSDLIPATIKSFFFGFAIGLVGCYKGYHCSKGTVGVGEASNTAVVYTSMLLFIIDFIAVFITDIFVEI; via the coding sequence TTGAGCGAAACGAATTCCATAGTTGCAAGAGCAAAACTTTTTTTTGATGGAGTGGGAGCTATGACGTATTTCGGTATTCGTTTTTTTAAAGAATTGTTTACATCTCCCTTTGAAGGGAAAGAATTATTAAGGCAATGTTACTTAATAGGGAATCGGTCTTTGGTTTTAGTAGGGGTTACAGGTTTTATTTTAGGATTGGTGTTTACATTGCAATCTAGACCTACATTATTAGAATTTGGAGCTTCTTCTTGGATGCCATCTATGGTAAGTTTGTCTATTGTAAGAGAAATTGGTCCCGTAATTTTTGCCCTTATCTGTGCAGGAAAAATTGGCTCAGGAATCGGCGCAGAACTAGGGTCTATGAAAGTTACAGAGCAAATAGACGCGATGGAGGTATCTGGCACAAACCCTTTTAAATATTTAGTAGTAACACGTATTTTAGCGACCACCTTAATGCTTCCTTTATTAATTCTTATTGGAGATGCCATTGCCTTATTTGGTTCTGCACTTATCGAGAATTTAAAAGGAGAAGTTTCCTATCTATTATATTTTAATAAGGTATTCGATGCCCTAGAATTTAGCGATTTAATTCCGGCTACAATAAAATCATTTTTCTTTGGCTTTGCCATTGGTTTGGTAGGTTGCTATAAAGGATATCATTGTTCAAAAGGCACAGTTGGTGTAGGAGAAGCGTCTAATACAGCAGTAGTGTATACCTCGATGCTACTTTTTATAATCGATTTTATAGCCGTATTTATTACTGATATTTTTGTTGAAATATGA